A genome region from Colwellia sp. Arc7-D includes the following:
- a CDS encoding arginase family protein yields the protein MTTSWSTFKNKINQCLCPPGNGVFTVNTAKERKERLHNALFGQSTNIEALWQQSVEKLPESSNAVILGIASDCGGGILRGANWGPLFVRSTLLEQYPDLNAYDLGDVRVIPHLLHDKYLNEATIANCRKALYQDENSVFPVSPLTITEDVLHDFYAVFPKKGIFGIGGDHSVSYPLTKAYLQAKKKQGIRAAIVHFDAHTDLLVERLGIDLCFGSWCTHILDDLTDRRDLIQVGIRSSGKPKTHWESTFGVKQHWAHEVKEQGVEAIIAKIIKQLKDDKVDEVYVSFDIDALDETYASATGTPEPDGLSPNESMQILRAVAAQCPITGADMMEIAPFTDSTGLGEVSRDRTLAAGAEISAFLIEEINK from the coding sequence ATGACGACTTCATGGTCAACCTTTAAAAATAAAATTAACCAATGTTTATGCCCACCAGGTAACGGGGTTTTTACCGTTAACACTGCCAAAGAGCGTAAGGAACGTTTACATAACGCCTTATTTGGCCAATCAACTAATATTGAAGCTCTATGGCAGCAAAGTGTAGAAAAGCTGCCAGAATCGTCTAATGCGGTGATCTTAGGCATAGCTTCGGATTGTGGTGGTGGTATTTTACGTGGCGCAAACTGGGGACCTTTGTTTGTTCGCTCTACTTTATTAGAGCAGTACCCTGATCTAAATGCTTACGATTTAGGTGATGTCCGTGTTATTCCACATTTATTACACGATAAATATCTTAATGAAGCCACTATTGCCAATTGTCGTAAAGCACTTTATCAAGACGAAAATAGTGTATTTCCCGTTAGTCCATTAACCATCACAGAAGATGTATTACATGACTTTTATGCTGTGTTTCCGAAAAAAGGTATTTTTGGCATTGGCGGTGATCACTCGGTAAGTTACCCATTAACGAAAGCCTATTTGCAAGCTAAAAAGAAACAAGGTATTCGTGCGGCAATTGTTCACTTTGACGCACATACTGACTTGTTAGTAGAACGTTTAGGTATCGATTTATGCTTTGGCTCGTGGTGTACTCATATATTAGATGACTTAACTGATCGCCGTGACTTAATTCAAGTTGGTATTCGTTCAAGTGGCAAACCTAAAACACATTGGGAAAGCACTTTTGGCGTTAAGCAACATTGGGCTCACGAAGTAAAAGAGCAAGGCGTTGAAGCAATTATTGCAAAAATCATCAAACAATTAAAAGATGATAAAGTCGATGAAGTTTATGTTAGTTTTGATATTGACGCGCTAGATGAAACCTATGCTTCTGCAACAGGTACTCCAGAGCCTGATGGTTTATCGCCAAACGAGTCAATGCAAATATTACGTGCGGTAGCCGCTCAATGTCCTATTACCGGCGCCGATATGATGGAGATTGCCCCATTTACCGATAGCACAGGTTTAGGTGAAGTTAGTCGTGATAGAACATTAGCAGCAGGAGCTGAAATATCGGCTTTCTTGATTGAAGAAATAAATAAGTAA
- the topA gene encoding type I DNA topoisomerase codes for MAKSLVIVESPAKAKTINKYLGKDFIVKSSVGHVRDLPHSSTGKKVAAKSPAEVRKMAPAAKAKYKAKRDKQALVNRMGIDPENDWEANYQILAGKEKVVAELIKLASTADTVYLATDLDREGEAIAWHLKEIIGGDDDKYKRVVFNEITENAIQQAFATPGELSMPGVNAQQARRFLDRVVGFMVSPLLWKKVARGLSAGRVQSVAVKLVVEKEREIKAFDPKEFWEISADTKTASGLDFPLDVTHENGKAFKPTNEADTNKALATLKSSAYTVNKRDDKPSKSTPSAPFITSTLQQAASTKLGFGVKRTMGLAQRLYEAGHITYMRTDSTNLSQDAVEMCRGYISDNFGDNYLPEKAKIYSSKGNAQEAHEAIRPSNVKVESAFMEGIEADAKKLYDLIWRQFVACQMTAARYTVSTITVGASGFDLKAKGRVMQFDGWTRVHPQLSKGDDKHLPDLSVGEVLTLKELNPTQHFTKPPARFGEASLVKELEKRSIGRPSTYASIISTIQDRGYVRLESKRFYAEKMGEIVTDSLSESFKNLMSYDFTANMEQDLDEVALGKADWKDVLNGFYKNFTKQLGQADMPTEEGGMRNNEPVLTDIDCPTCGRKMGIRTAQTGVFLGCSGYALPPKERCTKTMNLTPGEEAVSVLAEDQETEALRAMHRCKKCGTAMDSYLIDETRKLHVCGNNPVCDGIEVEKGEFKLKGYDGPILECDRCESEMELKSGRFGKYFDCTNSECKNTRKLLANGEAAPPKEDPVQLPELECEKSEAHFVLRDGAAGIFLAANTFPRSRETRAPKVVELARFRDRISEKFYYLADAPSQDPDGNLAVVRYSRKTKSQYVMTEVEGKATGWNAKYVEGKWVEELAKKKVVKAKAKAKPKAKKTA; via the coding sequence ATGGCAAAATCTCTGGTAATTGTGGAATCGCCAGCCAAAGCGAAAACAATTAACAAGTACCTTGGTAAAGATTTTATTGTTAAATCGAGTGTAGGTCACGTTCGTGATCTACCTCATAGCAGTACCGGTAAAAAAGTTGCCGCTAAATCTCCTGCTGAAGTGCGTAAAATGGCACCTGCAGCGAAAGCAAAGTATAAAGCTAAACGTGATAAGCAAGCACTAGTAAATCGAATGGGTATTGATCCTGAGAATGACTGGGAAGCAAACTATCAAATACTTGCAGGCAAAGAAAAAGTTGTTGCTGAATTAATTAAACTTGCCAGTACCGCTGACACTGTTTATCTCGCAACCGATTTGGATCGCGAGGGAGAAGCGATTGCCTGGCATTTAAAAGAAATTATTGGCGGTGACGACGATAAATATAAACGCGTTGTTTTTAACGAAATAACCGAAAATGCGATTCAACAAGCATTTGCTACACCTGGTGAATTAAGTATGCCAGGGGTAAATGCACAACAAGCAAGACGTTTCCTCGATCGCGTGGTTGGCTTTATGGTAAGCCCGTTATTATGGAAAAAAGTTGCTCGTGGCCTATCTGCAGGCCGTGTTCAGTCTGTTGCGGTAAAGTTAGTTGTTGAAAAAGAACGTGAGATTAAAGCTTTTGACCCGAAAGAGTTTTGGGAAATTAGTGCTGATACGAAAACAGCTTCAGGCTTAGATTTTCCATTAGATGTTACCCACGAAAATGGTAAAGCTTTTAAGCCAACGAATGAAGCCGACACTAATAAAGCGTTAGCAACATTAAAAAGTTCTGCATATACCGTTAATAAACGTGATGACAAACCGTCAAAAAGTACACCGTCAGCACCTTTTATTACCTCTACTTTGCAGCAAGCTGCTAGTACTAAATTAGGCTTTGGTGTTAAACGTACTATGGGCTTAGCTCAACGTTTATATGAAGCGGGTCATATTACTTATATGCGTACCGACTCGACCAATTTGAGTCAAGACGCAGTTGAAATGTGTCGTGGTTATATTAGTGACAATTTTGGTGATAATTATCTACCAGAAAAAGCAAAAATTTATAGCAGTAAAGGCAATGCTCAAGAGGCTCATGAGGCTATTCGCCCATCGAACGTAAAAGTTGAATCTGCGTTTATGGAAGGTATTGAAGCCGATGCTAAGAAGCTGTACGACCTTATTTGGCGTCAGTTTGTTGCCTGTCAAATGACAGCGGCACGCTACACGGTAAGTACGATTACCGTTGGTGCTTCTGGTTTTGATTTAAAAGCCAAAGGTCGAGTAATGCAATTTGATGGTTGGACTCGTGTTCATCCACAATTATCAAAAGGTGATGATAAACACTTACCCGATTTATCTGTAGGTGAAGTATTAACACTGAAAGAATTGAACCCTACACAGCACTTTACTAAACCACCAGCACGTTTTGGTGAAGCATCGTTAGTTAAAGAGTTAGAGAAGCGTTCAATTGGCCGTCCATCAACTTATGCCTCTATTATTTCAACCATTCAAGATCGTGGTTATGTGCGCTTAGAGTCGAAACGTTTTTACGCTGAAAAAATGGGTGAAATTGTTACCGATAGCTTATCTGAAAGTTTCAAAAACTTAATGAGCTACGATTTTACTGCAAACATGGAACAAGATCTTGATGAAGTAGCTCTGGGTAAAGCGGATTGGAAAGACGTGCTTAATGGTTTTTATAAAAACTTTACCAAGCAACTTGGCCAAGCCGATATGCCGACCGAAGAAGGCGGCATGCGCAATAACGAGCCGGTATTAACCGATATTGATTGCCCAACTTGTGGCCGTAAAATGGGTATTCGTACCGCACAAACGGGTGTTTTCTTGGGTTGTTCTGGTTATGCTTTACCACCAAAGGAACGTTGTACTAAAACGATGAACCTTACGCCTGGTGAAGAGGCTGTTAGCGTTTTAGCTGAAGACCAAGAAACTGAAGCTTTACGTGCTATGCATCGTTGTAAAAAATGTGGCACAGCGATGGACAGCTATTTAATCGACGAAACTCGTAAATTACATGTTTGTGGTAATAACCCGGTATGTGACGGGATAGAAGTTGAAAAGGGCGAGTTTAAACTTAAAGGTTACGATGGACCTATTTTAGAATGTGACCGTTGTGAATCAGAAATGGAGCTTAAATCTGGCCGTTTCGGTAAGTATTTTGATTGTACCAACAGCGAATGTAAAAATACTCGTAAGCTCTTAGCTAACGGTGAAGCTGCGCCGCCAAAAGAAGATCCAGTACAATTGCCTGAACTAGAATGTGAAAAGTCTGAAGCACATTTTGTTTTACGCGATGGCGCTGCCGGTATTTTTCTTGCGGCTAACACTTTCCCAAGATCACGTGAAACACGTGCACCTAAAGTGGTTGAGTTAGCGCGTTTTCGCGATAGAATTTCAGAAAAGTTCTATTACCTTGCAGACGCACCATCACAAGATCCAGATGGAAATTTAGCTGTAGTACGTTATAGCCGTAAAACCAAATCACAATATGTGATGACAGAGGTTGAAGGTAAAGCGACAGGTTGGAATGCAAAGTATGTTGAGGGCAAGTGGGTTGAAGAGCTGGCTAAGAAAAAAGTAGTAAAAGCTAAGGCGAAAGCAAAGCCTAAAGCGAAAAAAACAGCTTAA
- the ylqF gene encoding ribosome biogenesis GTPase YlqF, whose product MAINWFPGHMHKAQREIKEILPQIDVVIEVCDARLPFSSENPMITEIRGDKPLIKILNKSDLADPKITQLWLDYLESQHNVKAIALTTESPSVAKTLPALIRKLAASKDEAGKQINAVIMGIPNVGKSTLLNTLVGKAKAKVGNEPAVTKGQQRIRLDDGLYLYDTPGMLWPKIVNENSGYRLAITSAVKDTAFDHEEIACFAAEYLLAAYPERLKERYKIEDLPTQEVELIEAIGKRRGCVKSGGHIDFHKASEILINEIRDKTLGAISFETPEMVMAEVIHFDKVEEDKIAAREAKKIARGRGRRNKR is encoded by the coding sequence ATGGCGATTAATTGGTTCCCGGGGCATATGCATAAAGCCCAAAGAGAGATTAAAGAGATATTACCGCAAATTGATGTAGTGATTGAAGTTTGTGATGCACGTTTACCTTTCAGTAGCGAAAACCCTATGATCACTGAAATTCGTGGCGATAAACCGTTAATTAAAATCTTAAATAAATCAGACTTAGCTGATCCTAAAATTACACAGCTATGGCTTGATTATTTAGAATCTCAACATAACGTGAAAGCTATTGCATTAACTACAGAGTCGCCTTCTGTTGCTAAGACTCTTCCTGCTTTAATTCGAAAGCTAGCGGCGAGTAAAGATGAAGCGGGTAAGCAAATAAATGCTGTTATCATGGGTATTCCTAATGTGGGTAAGTCTACCCTACTAAATACACTGGTTGGAAAAGCGAAAGCAAAAGTGGGTAATGAACCTGCAGTAACCAAAGGTCAGCAAAGAATTCGCTTAGATGATGGTTTATATTTATATGATACTCCTGGCATGCTCTGGCCTAAAATAGTTAATGAAAATAGTGGCTACCGTTTAGCAATTACGAGTGCCGTAAAAGATACCGCATTTGATCATGAAGAAATTGCCTGCTTTGCTGCAGAATATTTGCTAGCCGCTTACCCTGAACGTTTAAAAGAACGCTATAAAATTGAAGATCTTCCGACGCAAGAAGTCGAGTTAATTGAAGCTATTGGCAAGCGCAGAGGTTGCGTTAAAAGTGGTGGGCATATTGATTTTCATAAAGCATCTGAAATTCTGATTAATGAAATTCGTGATAAAACCTTAGGTGCAATTTCTTTTGAAACACCAGAAATGGTGATGGCAGAAGTGATACATTTTGACAAAGTTGAAGAAGATAAAATAGCAGCAAG